A genome region from Manihot esculenta cultivar AM560-2 chromosome 5, M.esculenta_v8, whole genome shotgun sequence includes the following:
- the LOC110615327 gene encoding spermatogenesis-associated protein 20 isoform X3, translating into MIGLLASRPLLQVDREERPDVDKVYMTFVQALYGGGGWPLSVFLSPDLKPLMGGTYFPPDDNYGRPGFKTILRKVKDAWDNKREMLIKSGAFAIEQLSEALSASASTNKLPDGLSQNALQLCAEQLSQSYDSRYGGFGSAPKFPRPVEIQLMLYHSKKMEDAGKLDVAKEGQKMVLFTLQCMAKGGIHDHVGGGFHRYSVDERWHVPHFEKMLYDQGQLANVYLDAFSITNDVFYSLVSRDILDYLRRDMIGPEGEIFSAEDADSAEHEGAKKKKEGAFYIWTSKEVYFLWRQPQFLFDWLFCSCFKCQIICLSNRLLFRTQHLGVHLIDDILGERATLFKDHYYIKQLGNCDLSGMSDPHNEFKGTNVLIELNDVSALASKLGLPTMKYLDILGECKQKLFNVRSKRPRPHLDDKVIVSWNGLAISSFARASKVLKGETDGTKFHFPIVGCDPKEYLEVADKAATFIRRHLYNEQTRRLQHSFRNGPSKAPGFLDDYAFLISGLLDLYEFGGGIHWLVWATELQNTQDEVFLDREGGGYFNTPGEDPSVLLRVKEDHDGAEPSGNSVSAINLIRLASMVAGSRSDYYRQTAEHLLAVFETRLKDMAMAVPLMCCAADLISVPSRKQVVLVGHRESSEFDNMLAAAHALYDPNRTVIHIDPTKNEEMEIWEDNNSNIALMAKNNYVPDKVVALVCQNFTCSPPVTDPKYLEALLSKKPAAV; encoded by the exons ATGATTGGTTTGTTAGCATCAAG GCCATTGCTGCAGGTCGATCGCGAAGAAAGACCAGATGTTGACAAG GTTTATATGACATTTGTACAAGCATTATATGGTGGTGGAGGGTGGCCACTTAGCGTCTTCCTTTCACCTGATTTGAAACCTTTGATGGGTGGAACTTACTTCCCCCCAGATGATAATTATGGAAGACCAGGATTTAAGACTATACTAAG AAAGGTGAAGGATGCTTGGGACAACAAGAGAGAGATGCTTATTAAGAGTGGAGCCTTTGCCATTGAGCAGCTGTCTGAAGCATTGTCAGCAAGTGCAAGTACAAACAAATTGCCAGATGGGCTTTCACAAAATGCTCTGCAATTGTGTGCTGAGCAA CTTTCTCAAAGTTATGATTCCAGGTATGGCGGGTTTGGATCTGCTCCAAAGTTTCCCAGACCAGTTGAGATCCAACTAATGCTTTACcactcaaagaaaatggaggATGCTGGAAAACTGGATGTAGCAAAGGAAGGTCAGAAGATGGTTCTCTTTACCTTGCAATGCATGGCAAAGGGAGGCATTCATGATCATGTTGGAGGTGGCTTTCACAGATACAGTGTGGATGAACGATGGCATG TTCCTCATTTTGAGAAAATGCTGTATGACCAAGGGCAACTTGCTAATGTCTACTTGGATGCTTTCTCCATTACCAATGATGTCTTCTATTCACTTGTATCTCGGGATATTCTTGATTATTTGAGGAGAGACATGATAGGACCAGAAGGTGAAATCTTTTCAGCAGAGGATGCTGATAGTGCTGAGCATGAAGGtgctaaaaagaaaaaggaaggagCCTTTTATATATGGACCAGTAAAGAGGTTTACTTTCTTTGGAGACAACCTCAATTTCTTTTTGACTGGTTGTTTTGCTCATGTTTCAAATGTCAAATTATATGCCTCTCAAATAGACTCCTATTTAGGACCCAACATTTAGGAGTGCATCTG ATTGATGACATCCTTGGAGAGCGTGCAACTCTTTTTAAGGATCATTATTACATAAAGCAGCTGGGAAATTGTGACCTTTCTGGGATGAGTGATCCTCATAATGAATTCAAGGGGACAAATGTGCTTATTGAATTAAATGATGTCTCAGCATTGGCGTCAAAACTTGGATTGCCTACTATGAAATATCTTGATATTTTGGGTGAATGTAAGCAAAAGCTTTTCAATGTGAGATCAAAACGACCTAGGCCACATTTGGATGAcaag GTAATTGTGTCATGGAATGGACTGGCAATTTCATCTTTCGCAAGAGCTTCTAAGGTTCTCAAGGGAGAAACTGATGGGACAAAATTCCACTTTCCTATTGTTGGCTGTGAT CCCAAGGAGTACTTAGAAGTTGCAGACAAGGCAGCAACATTTATCAGAAGACATCTTTATAATGAACAAACACGCAGGCTACAGCACAGCTTTAGGAATGGTCCATCTAAAGCGCCTGGGTTCTTGGATGATTATGCTTTTCTCATTTCTGGGCTGCTGGATCTTTATGAGTTTGGTGGTGGAATCCACTGGCTAGTGTGGGCAACTGAATTACAGAATACACAG GATGAAGTATTTCTTGATAGAGAAGGTGGGGGCTATTTTAATACCCCAGGGGAAGACCCTTCAGTTCTCCTGCGAGTAAAGGAGGATCATGATGGAGCAGAGCCCTCAGGAAACTCTGTTTCTGCCATTAATCTTATAAGATTGGCGTCCATGGTGGCTGGTAGTAGATCTGATTATTACAGGCAGACTGCAGAGCATCTTCTG GCGGTTTTCGAGACGAGACTAAAAGACATGGCTATGGCAGTTCCTTTGATGTGTTGTGCAGCAGACTTGATCTCTGTGCCTTCCCGTAAGCAAGTTGTCTTAGTTGGACACAGGGAATCCTCAGAGTTCGATAATATGTTGGCTGCTGCTCATGCATTATATGATCCAAACAGAACA GTAATTCATATAGATCCCACTAAAAATGAAGAAATGGAAATATGGGAAGACAATAATAGCAACATAGCACTGATGGCAAAGAATAATTACGTTCCAGATAAGGTGGTGGCTCTGGTCTGTCAAAACTTCACCTGTAGTCCCCCAGTCACGGACCCTAAATATCTTGAAGCTCTGCTTTCCAAGAAACCTGCCGCTGTATGA
- the LOC110615327 gene encoding spermatogenesis-associated protein 20 isoform X1: MAKFRTSCFSSRPNRTLFITTKLASSHPHFHPHSSMLRTILRRSATTTAKFSSFISKDCPCRSTLLVSFCRPLPFFVVSPRSAVARFHTHQVVAMAERPAETTSTSHKFTNRLAAEHSPYLLQHAHNPVDWYPWGEEAFAEARRRDVPIFLSIGYSTCHWCHVMEVESFEDEGVAKLLNDWFVSIKVDREERPDVDKVYMTFVQALYGGGGWPLSVFLSPDLKPLMGGTYFPPDDNYGRPGFKTILRKVKDAWDNKREMLIKSGAFAIEQLSEALSASASTNKLPDGLSQNALQLCAEQLSQSYDSRYGGFGSAPKFPRPVEIQLMLYHSKKMEDAGKLDVAKEGQKMVLFTLQCMAKGGIHDHVGGGFHRYSVDERWHVPHFEKMLYDQGQLANVYLDAFSITNDVFYSLVSRDILDYLRRDMIGPEGEIFSAEDADSAEHEGAKKKKEGAFYIWTSKEVYFLWRQPQFLFDWLFCSCFKCQIICLSNRLLFRTQHLGVHLIDDILGERATLFKDHYYIKQLGNCDLSGMSDPHNEFKGTNVLIELNDVSALASKLGLPTMKYLDILGECKQKLFNVRSKRPRPHLDDKVIVSWNGLAISSFARASKVLKGETDGTKFHFPIVGCDPKEYLEVADKAATFIRRHLYNEQTRRLQHSFRNGPSKAPGFLDDYAFLISGLLDLYEFGGGIHWLVWATELQNTQDEVFLDREGGGYFNTPGEDPSVLLRVKEDHDGAEPSGNSVSAINLIRLASMVAGSRSDYYRQTAEHLLAVFETRLKDMAMAVPLMCCAADLISVPSRKQVVLVGHRESSEFDNMLAAAHALYDPNRTVIHIDPTKNEEMEIWEDNNSNIALMAKNNYVPDKVVALVCQNFTCSPPVTDPKYLEALLSKKPAAV; the protein is encoded by the exons ATGGCGAAGTTTCGAACATCTTGCTTCTCTTCTCGACCGAACCGTACTCTCTTTATTACTACCAAACTCGCTTCTTCTCATCCCCATTTTCATCCACACTCTTCTATGCTCCGAACTATTCTCCGCCGTTCGGCTACCACCACTGCTAAGTTCTCCTCGTTCATATCGAAAGACTGCCCCTGTCGAAGTACCCTTTTGGTCTCATTTTGTCGGCCTTTACCTTTCTTCGTCGTTTCCCCTCGCTCTGCTGTAGCTCGTTTTCACACGCACCAGGTTGTCGCCATGGCTGAACGTCCTGCGGAGACCACGTCCACGTCTCACAAGTTCACCAATCGTCTTGCTGCTGAGCACAGCCCTTATCTCCTTCAACATGCCCATAACCCG GTTGATTGGTATCCCTGGGGTGAAGAAGCTTTCGCTGAAGCGCGCAGAAGAGACGTGCCCATCTTTTTATCGA TTGGATACAGCACTTGCCATTG GTGTCATGTTATGGAGGTGGAATCTTTTGAGGATGAAGGAGTCGCAAAATTGTTGAATGATTGGTTTGTTAGCATCAAG GTCGATCGCGAAGAAAGACCAGATGTTGACAAG GTTTATATGACATTTGTACAAGCATTATATGGTGGTGGAGGGTGGCCACTTAGCGTCTTCCTTTCACCTGATTTGAAACCTTTGATGGGTGGAACTTACTTCCCCCCAGATGATAATTATGGAAGACCAGGATTTAAGACTATACTAAG AAAGGTGAAGGATGCTTGGGACAACAAGAGAGAGATGCTTATTAAGAGTGGAGCCTTTGCCATTGAGCAGCTGTCTGAAGCATTGTCAGCAAGTGCAAGTACAAACAAATTGCCAGATGGGCTTTCACAAAATGCTCTGCAATTGTGTGCTGAGCAA CTTTCTCAAAGTTATGATTCCAGGTATGGCGGGTTTGGATCTGCTCCAAAGTTTCCCAGACCAGTTGAGATCCAACTAATGCTTTACcactcaaagaaaatggaggATGCTGGAAAACTGGATGTAGCAAAGGAAGGTCAGAAGATGGTTCTCTTTACCTTGCAATGCATGGCAAAGGGAGGCATTCATGATCATGTTGGAGGTGGCTTTCACAGATACAGTGTGGATGAACGATGGCATG TTCCTCATTTTGAGAAAATGCTGTATGACCAAGGGCAACTTGCTAATGTCTACTTGGATGCTTTCTCCATTACCAATGATGTCTTCTATTCACTTGTATCTCGGGATATTCTTGATTATTTGAGGAGAGACATGATAGGACCAGAAGGTGAAATCTTTTCAGCAGAGGATGCTGATAGTGCTGAGCATGAAGGtgctaaaaagaaaaaggaaggagCCTTTTATATATGGACCAGTAAAGAGGTTTACTTTCTTTGGAGACAACCTCAATTTCTTTTTGACTGGTTGTTTTGCTCATGTTTCAAATGTCAAATTATATGCCTCTCAAATAGACTCCTATTTAGGACCCAACATTTAGGAGTGCATCTG ATTGATGACATCCTTGGAGAGCGTGCAACTCTTTTTAAGGATCATTATTACATAAAGCAGCTGGGAAATTGTGACCTTTCTGGGATGAGTGATCCTCATAATGAATTCAAGGGGACAAATGTGCTTATTGAATTAAATGATGTCTCAGCATTGGCGTCAAAACTTGGATTGCCTACTATGAAATATCTTGATATTTTGGGTGAATGTAAGCAAAAGCTTTTCAATGTGAGATCAAAACGACCTAGGCCACATTTGGATGAcaag GTAATTGTGTCATGGAATGGACTGGCAATTTCATCTTTCGCAAGAGCTTCTAAGGTTCTCAAGGGAGAAACTGATGGGACAAAATTCCACTTTCCTATTGTTGGCTGTGAT CCCAAGGAGTACTTAGAAGTTGCAGACAAGGCAGCAACATTTATCAGAAGACATCTTTATAATGAACAAACACGCAGGCTACAGCACAGCTTTAGGAATGGTCCATCTAAAGCGCCTGGGTTCTTGGATGATTATGCTTTTCTCATTTCTGGGCTGCTGGATCTTTATGAGTTTGGTGGTGGAATCCACTGGCTAGTGTGGGCAACTGAATTACAGAATACACAG GATGAAGTATTTCTTGATAGAGAAGGTGGGGGCTATTTTAATACCCCAGGGGAAGACCCTTCAGTTCTCCTGCGAGTAAAGGAGGATCATGATGGAGCAGAGCCCTCAGGAAACTCTGTTTCTGCCATTAATCTTATAAGATTGGCGTCCATGGTGGCTGGTAGTAGATCTGATTATTACAGGCAGACTGCAGAGCATCTTCTG GCGGTTTTCGAGACGAGACTAAAAGACATGGCTATGGCAGTTCCTTTGATGTGTTGTGCAGCAGACTTGATCTCTGTGCCTTCCCGTAAGCAAGTTGTCTTAGTTGGACACAGGGAATCCTCAGAGTTCGATAATATGTTGGCTGCTGCTCATGCATTATATGATCCAAACAGAACA GTAATTCATATAGATCCCACTAAAAATGAAGAAATGGAAATATGGGAAGACAATAATAGCAACATAGCACTGATGGCAAAGAATAATTACGTTCCAGATAAGGTGGTGGCTCTGGTCTGTCAAAACTTCACCTGTAGTCCCCCAGTCACGGACCCTAAATATCTTGAAGCTCTGCTTTCCAAGAAACCTGCCGCTGTATGA
- the LOC110615327 gene encoding spermatogenesis-associated protein 20 isoform X2 — MAKFRTSCFSSRPNRTLFITTKLASSHPHFHPHSSMLRTILRRSATTTAKFSSFISKDCPCRSTLLVSFCRPLPFFVVSPRSAVARFHTHQVVAMAERPAETTSTSHKFTNRLAAEHSPYLLQHAHNPVDWYPWGEEAFAEARRRDVPIFLSIGYSTCHWCHVMEVESFEDEGVAKLLNDWFVSIKVDREERPDVDKVYMTFVQALYGGGGWPLSVFLSPDLKPLMGGTYFPPDDNYGRPGFKTILRKVKDAWDNKREMLIKSGAFAIEQLSEALSASASTNKLPDGLSQNALQLCAEQLSQSYDSRYGGFGSAPKFPRPVEIQLMLYHSKKMEDAGKLDVAKEGQKMVLFTLQCMAKGGIHDHVGGGFHRYSVDERWHVPHFEKMLYDQGQLANVYLDAFSITNDVFYSLVSRDILDYLRRDMIGPEGEIFSAEDADSAEHEGAKKKKEGAFYIWTSKEIDDILGERATLFKDHYYIKQLGNCDLSGMSDPHNEFKGTNVLIELNDVSALASKLGLPTMKYLDILGECKQKLFNVRSKRPRPHLDDKVIVSWNGLAISSFARASKVLKGETDGTKFHFPIVGCDPKEYLEVADKAATFIRRHLYNEQTRRLQHSFRNGPSKAPGFLDDYAFLISGLLDLYEFGGGIHWLVWATELQNTQDEVFLDREGGGYFNTPGEDPSVLLRVKEDHDGAEPSGNSVSAINLIRLASMVAGSRSDYYRQTAEHLLAVFETRLKDMAMAVPLMCCAADLISVPSRKQVVLVGHRESSEFDNMLAAAHALYDPNRTVIHIDPTKNEEMEIWEDNNSNIALMAKNNYVPDKVVALVCQNFTCSPPVTDPKYLEALLSKKPAAV; from the exons ATGGCGAAGTTTCGAACATCTTGCTTCTCTTCTCGACCGAACCGTACTCTCTTTATTACTACCAAACTCGCTTCTTCTCATCCCCATTTTCATCCACACTCTTCTATGCTCCGAACTATTCTCCGCCGTTCGGCTACCACCACTGCTAAGTTCTCCTCGTTCATATCGAAAGACTGCCCCTGTCGAAGTACCCTTTTGGTCTCATTTTGTCGGCCTTTACCTTTCTTCGTCGTTTCCCCTCGCTCTGCTGTAGCTCGTTTTCACACGCACCAGGTTGTCGCCATGGCTGAACGTCCTGCGGAGACCACGTCCACGTCTCACAAGTTCACCAATCGTCTTGCTGCTGAGCACAGCCCTTATCTCCTTCAACATGCCCATAACCCG GTTGATTGGTATCCCTGGGGTGAAGAAGCTTTCGCTGAAGCGCGCAGAAGAGACGTGCCCATCTTTTTATCGA TTGGATACAGCACTTGCCATTG GTGTCATGTTATGGAGGTGGAATCTTTTGAGGATGAAGGAGTCGCAAAATTGTTGAATGATTGGTTTGTTAGCATCAAG GTCGATCGCGAAGAAAGACCAGATGTTGACAAG GTTTATATGACATTTGTACAAGCATTATATGGTGGTGGAGGGTGGCCACTTAGCGTCTTCCTTTCACCTGATTTGAAACCTTTGATGGGTGGAACTTACTTCCCCCCAGATGATAATTATGGAAGACCAGGATTTAAGACTATACTAAG AAAGGTGAAGGATGCTTGGGACAACAAGAGAGAGATGCTTATTAAGAGTGGAGCCTTTGCCATTGAGCAGCTGTCTGAAGCATTGTCAGCAAGTGCAAGTACAAACAAATTGCCAGATGGGCTTTCACAAAATGCTCTGCAATTGTGTGCTGAGCAA CTTTCTCAAAGTTATGATTCCAGGTATGGCGGGTTTGGATCTGCTCCAAAGTTTCCCAGACCAGTTGAGATCCAACTAATGCTTTACcactcaaagaaaatggaggATGCTGGAAAACTGGATGTAGCAAAGGAAGGTCAGAAGATGGTTCTCTTTACCTTGCAATGCATGGCAAAGGGAGGCATTCATGATCATGTTGGAGGTGGCTTTCACAGATACAGTGTGGATGAACGATGGCATG TTCCTCATTTTGAGAAAATGCTGTATGACCAAGGGCAACTTGCTAATGTCTACTTGGATGCTTTCTCCATTACCAATGATGTCTTCTATTCACTTGTATCTCGGGATATTCTTGATTATTTGAGGAGAGACATGATAGGACCAGAAGGTGAAATCTTTTCAGCAGAGGATGCTGATAGTGCTGAGCATGAAGGtgctaaaaagaaaaaggaaggagCCTTTTATATATGGACCAGTAAAGAG ATTGATGACATCCTTGGAGAGCGTGCAACTCTTTTTAAGGATCATTATTACATAAAGCAGCTGGGAAATTGTGACCTTTCTGGGATGAGTGATCCTCATAATGAATTCAAGGGGACAAATGTGCTTATTGAATTAAATGATGTCTCAGCATTGGCGTCAAAACTTGGATTGCCTACTATGAAATATCTTGATATTTTGGGTGAATGTAAGCAAAAGCTTTTCAATGTGAGATCAAAACGACCTAGGCCACATTTGGATGAcaag GTAATTGTGTCATGGAATGGACTGGCAATTTCATCTTTCGCAAGAGCTTCTAAGGTTCTCAAGGGAGAAACTGATGGGACAAAATTCCACTTTCCTATTGTTGGCTGTGAT CCCAAGGAGTACTTAGAAGTTGCAGACAAGGCAGCAACATTTATCAGAAGACATCTTTATAATGAACAAACACGCAGGCTACAGCACAGCTTTAGGAATGGTCCATCTAAAGCGCCTGGGTTCTTGGATGATTATGCTTTTCTCATTTCTGGGCTGCTGGATCTTTATGAGTTTGGTGGTGGAATCCACTGGCTAGTGTGGGCAACTGAATTACAGAATACACAG GATGAAGTATTTCTTGATAGAGAAGGTGGGGGCTATTTTAATACCCCAGGGGAAGACCCTTCAGTTCTCCTGCGAGTAAAGGAGGATCATGATGGAGCAGAGCCCTCAGGAAACTCTGTTTCTGCCATTAATCTTATAAGATTGGCGTCCATGGTGGCTGGTAGTAGATCTGATTATTACAGGCAGACTGCAGAGCATCTTCTG GCGGTTTTCGAGACGAGACTAAAAGACATGGCTATGGCAGTTCCTTTGATGTGTTGTGCAGCAGACTTGATCTCTGTGCCTTCCCGTAAGCAAGTTGTCTTAGTTGGACACAGGGAATCCTCAGAGTTCGATAATATGTTGGCTGCTGCTCATGCATTATATGATCCAAACAGAACA GTAATTCATATAGATCCCACTAAAAATGAAGAAATGGAAATATGGGAAGACAATAATAGCAACATAGCACTGATGGCAAAGAATAATTACGTTCCAGATAAGGTGGTGGCTCTGGTCTGTCAAAACTTCACCTGTAGTCCCCCAGTCACGGACCCTAAATATCTTGAAGCTCTGCTTTCCAAGAAACCTGCCGCTGTATGA
- the LOC110615327 gene encoding spermatogenesis-associated protein 20 isoform X4 has protein sequence MTFVQALYGGGGWPLSVFLSPDLKPLMGGTYFPPDDNYGRPGFKTILRKVKDAWDNKREMLIKSGAFAIEQLSEALSASASTNKLPDGLSQNALQLCAEQLSQSYDSRYGGFGSAPKFPRPVEIQLMLYHSKKMEDAGKLDVAKEGQKMVLFTLQCMAKGGIHDHVGGGFHRYSVDERWHVPHFEKMLYDQGQLANVYLDAFSITNDVFYSLVSRDILDYLRRDMIGPEGEIFSAEDADSAEHEGAKKKKEGAFYIWTSKEVYFLWRQPQFLFDWLFCSCFKCQIICLSNRLLFRTQHLGVHLIDDILGERATLFKDHYYIKQLGNCDLSGMSDPHNEFKGTNVLIELNDVSALASKLGLPTMKYLDILGECKQKLFNVRSKRPRPHLDDKVIVSWNGLAISSFARASKVLKGETDGTKFHFPIVGCDPKEYLEVADKAATFIRRHLYNEQTRRLQHSFRNGPSKAPGFLDDYAFLISGLLDLYEFGGGIHWLVWATELQNTQDEVFLDREGGGYFNTPGEDPSVLLRVKEDHDGAEPSGNSVSAINLIRLASMVAGSRSDYYRQTAEHLLAVFETRLKDMAMAVPLMCCAADLISVPSRKQVVLVGHRESSEFDNMLAAAHALYDPNRTVIHIDPTKNEEMEIWEDNNSNIALMAKNNYVPDKVVALVCQNFTCSPPVTDPKYLEALLSKKPAAV, from the exons ATGACATTTGTACAAGCATTATATGGTGGTGGAGGGTGGCCACTTAGCGTCTTCCTTTCACCTGATTTGAAACCTTTGATGGGTGGAACTTACTTCCCCCCAGATGATAATTATGGAAGACCAGGATTTAAGACTATACTAAG AAAGGTGAAGGATGCTTGGGACAACAAGAGAGAGATGCTTATTAAGAGTGGAGCCTTTGCCATTGAGCAGCTGTCTGAAGCATTGTCAGCAAGTGCAAGTACAAACAAATTGCCAGATGGGCTTTCACAAAATGCTCTGCAATTGTGTGCTGAGCAA CTTTCTCAAAGTTATGATTCCAGGTATGGCGGGTTTGGATCTGCTCCAAAGTTTCCCAGACCAGTTGAGATCCAACTAATGCTTTACcactcaaagaaaatggaggATGCTGGAAAACTGGATGTAGCAAAGGAAGGTCAGAAGATGGTTCTCTTTACCTTGCAATGCATGGCAAAGGGAGGCATTCATGATCATGTTGGAGGTGGCTTTCACAGATACAGTGTGGATGAACGATGGCATG TTCCTCATTTTGAGAAAATGCTGTATGACCAAGGGCAACTTGCTAATGTCTACTTGGATGCTTTCTCCATTACCAATGATGTCTTCTATTCACTTGTATCTCGGGATATTCTTGATTATTTGAGGAGAGACATGATAGGACCAGAAGGTGAAATCTTTTCAGCAGAGGATGCTGATAGTGCTGAGCATGAAGGtgctaaaaagaaaaaggaaggagCCTTTTATATATGGACCAGTAAAGAGGTTTACTTTCTTTGGAGACAACCTCAATTTCTTTTTGACTGGTTGTTTTGCTCATGTTTCAAATGTCAAATTATATGCCTCTCAAATAGACTCCTATTTAGGACCCAACATTTAGGAGTGCATCTG ATTGATGACATCCTTGGAGAGCGTGCAACTCTTTTTAAGGATCATTATTACATAAAGCAGCTGGGAAATTGTGACCTTTCTGGGATGAGTGATCCTCATAATGAATTCAAGGGGACAAATGTGCTTATTGAATTAAATGATGTCTCAGCATTGGCGTCAAAACTTGGATTGCCTACTATGAAATATCTTGATATTTTGGGTGAATGTAAGCAAAAGCTTTTCAATGTGAGATCAAAACGACCTAGGCCACATTTGGATGAcaag GTAATTGTGTCATGGAATGGACTGGCAATTTCATCTTTCGCAAGAGCTTCTAAGGTTCTCAAGGGAGAAACTGATGGGACAAAATTCCACTTTCCTATTGTTGGCTGTGAT CCCAAGGAGTACTTAGAAGTTGCAGACAAGGCAGCAACATTTATCAGAAGACATCTTTATAATGAACAAACACGCAGGCTACAGCACAGCTTTAGGAATGGTCCATCTAAAGCGCCTGGGTTCTTGGATGATTATGCTTTTCTCATTTCTGGGCTGCTGGATCTTTATGAGTTTGGTGGTGGAATCCACTGGCTAGTGTGGGCAACTGAATTACAGAATACACAG GATGAAGTATTTCTTGATAGAGAAGGTGGGGGCTATTTTAATACCCCAGGGGAAGACCCTTCAGTTCTCCTGCGAGTAAAGGAGGATCATGATGGAGCAGAGCCCTCAGGAAACTCTGTTTCTGCCATTAATCTTATAAGATTGGCGTCCATGGTGGCTGGTAGTAGATCTGATTATTACAGGCAGACTGCAGAGCATCTTCTG GCGGTTTTCGAGACGAGACTAAAAGACATGGCTATGGCAGTTCCTTTGATGTGTTGTGCAGCAGACTTGATCTCTGTGCCTTCCCGTAAGCAAGTTGTCTTAGTTGGACACAGGGAATCCTCAGAGTTCGATAATATGTTGGCTGCTGCTCATGCATTATATGATCCAAACAGAACA GTAATTCATATAGATCCCACTAAAAATGAAGAAATGGAAATATGGGAAGACAATAATAGCAACATAGCACTGATGGCAAAGAATAATTACGTTCCAGATAAGGTGGTGGCTCTGGTCTGTCAAAACTTCACCTGTAGTCCCCCAGTCACGGACCCTAAATATCTTGAAGCTCTGCTTTCCAAGAAACCTGCCGCTGTATGA